A window of Chryseobacterium aquaeductus genomic DNA:
GTACGCAAAAGAAGTTCGATAAAATAGGAGTCCTTCTGCGGAATCTGATCTATTTCATCAGCTTTTATAGAAAGTTCTAAAGAAGATAAACTTTTATTGCTGTTGTAATAAATGATCTCCTGAGTATGAAGAAAATTGAGAACATTTTTAATTTTCGCATTTGAAAGTTTTGTGAAATTCTGAATTCCGGAAATATTTAGTTGAAAAACTTTTTCAGGAAGTTCAAATTCTGCCACCTGAAATTTAGAATACAAATACGAAATGATTTTAAGAAATTCAGCTTTGTTGGGGATCTGATTTCGTAAGATCTGATCAAAATTCAAAATTTCCTGTTGATCCCACAGCATAAAAGCGAAACTTTTTTTTCCATCTCTTCCGGCACGACCAATTTCCTGGTAATAATTTTCTATCGATTGGGAAGGGGAGAAGTGAATGACGAAGCGCACGTTATCTTTATCAATTCCCATCCCGAATGCGTTGGTGGAGATCAATACATTTTGGTCGCTGTTGTTCCAGAAATTTTGTCTTTCGTTCTTTTCTTTGGTCGTTAATCCTGCATGGTAATAATCTACGTTGGTAATTTTATTTCTATGAAGATATTCTGTTAGTAACTCAGCATCTTTTCTGGTTCTCACATAGATAATTCCTGATTCTTTAGCATATTTTAGTATGTTAAAAATCCTTTGATATTTATCTGAAATTTCTTCCGAAAAAATTTTAATATTATCCCTTTTAAAACTTTTCTGGAAGACGTTCGGTTTTTTTAATTCAAGCTTATTTTTTATTTCCTCTAAAACTTTTGGGGTAGCAGTTGCCGTCAAAGCAAGACAGGCTATCTCCGGATTTCTTTTTCGAAAATCTTTAATATTCTGATAACTTGGTCTGAAATCCTGACCCCATTCTGAAATACAGTGAGCCTCATCCACAGCAATGAAAGATAATTGTATTTCCTCCATTTGCTGTATAAATTGAAAATTCGTCAATCTTTCCGGTGAAACATAGAGAAGTTTCGTTAAACCATCTTTGCAGCGATTATAGATAACTTCAGCATCAAAATCATCGAGCTCGGAAGAAAGATATTCAGCTTCAATTCCTCTGAATTTTAATTGGTTCACCTGATCCTTCATCAAAGCTAACAATGGAGAAATAACTAAGCAAACACCTTCTCTTAATAAAGCAGGAAGTTGGTAGCAAAGAGATTTTCCTGCACCTGTAGGTAATAGAACCAAAGTGTCATTTCCTGTGATCACAGAATCTATAATGTCACCTTGAGAATCTCTAAAAGTATCATGCCCCCAAAAATGTTTAAGGGTTTTGTTTTTGAGCTCCTGAAAATCTTTAGCAGAAATCATCATTTAAAATATTAAAAACTAATTTAACAAAAAAAAGCCACGCATTGCGTGACTTTTATAAATATCTGATAAGTTTATTATTTAGCTTCGAAATAAACTCTTCTGTTTGCTCTGTTTTTCCATTCCGGACATTTAGTAGCTGGCTCACACTCTGGGTACTTAAGGTCTTTTTCACCTCTACCTACAGCGTCGATTTTAGAAGAATCTACACCATTTTTGATTAAATAATTTTTCACACTGTTTGCTCTTCTTTCAGATAACTTTTGGTTATACTCATCAGAAGATCTTGTATCAGTTGCTCCAATTACAGTATATGCACCATTTGAAGAATTGATATAACTTACAGCATTGTTCAGAATTGGAGTGTTTGAAGGTAAAATTCTGTCAGAATTTAAATCAAATTCAATTCCGTTCATTTCCATTACAGTTTCAATTGGACCTTGCGGAGAAGTCGGCGTTGTAGGAGTAAGCGGACAACCATCGTTTTCAACAGGTCCAGGTACTGTAACACACTTATCGTGAAGATCAATAACACCATCTAAATCTGCATCAAGAGCAACACCAGCACCGTCTACTCTTGCGCCTGCAGGAGTATCAAGTTGTCTGTCCCAATCGTCACAAACTCCGTCATTATCTGCATCACCTTTCTTACAAACTTCGATGTCTTGGTTTTTATCAGCTAAAACATCTAATTTATAGTAAATCTCTTGCAATGGGTCATGCCACATTAAGTGAGATTCGTGTTTTCCTAATTTTAATGATAAACCTAAAGTTGCATTAAAGAAGTTATCTGAAATCTGATCTTCTCTTTTGTTAATAATGCTATATTGATCTCCACCACCATCAAATGAATCTGTACCTGTATAAACATACATTAGTCTTGTTTCAAGATCGAGTCTTCTGTTTACTTTAAATTTAAGACCAGCTCCGGCTTGACCAAATAAAGAATTCAAATTAAAAGGCTTTACGTTAGTCATT
This region includes:
- a CDS encoding RecQ family ATP-dependent DNA helicase translates to MMISAKDFQELKNKTLKHFWGHDTFRDSQGDIIDSVITGNDTLVLLPTGAGKSLCYQLPALLREGVCLVISPLLALMKDQVNQLKFRGIEAEYLSSELDDFDAEVIYNRCKDGLTKLLYVSPERLTNFQFIQQMEEIQLSFIAVDEAHCISEWGQDFRPSYQNIKDFRKRNPEIACLALTATATPKVLEEIKNKLELKKPNVFQKSFKRDNIKIFSEEISDKYQRIFNILKYAKESGIIYVRTRKDAELLTEYLHRNKITNVDYYHAGLTTKEKNERQNFWNNSDQNVLISTNAFGMGIDKDNVRFVIHFSPSQSIENYYQEIGRAGRDGKKSFAFMLWDQQEILNFDQILRNQIPNKAEFLKIISYLYSKFQVAEFELPEKVFQLNISGIQNFTKLSNAKIKNVLNFLHTQEIIYYNSNKSLSSLELSIKADEIDQIPQKDSYFIELLLRTISGITTHKVMFSEQKVSDKIGVSIHLIKERLKELQQKNYLEYIDGALASVKFLKARDERVTNSMYWKLFEQIQKNKIQKWEEMKFYIEDSTHCKMKLILSYFGEKNSKNCGQCTVCEKNKQSIFGKNMTSEIINLLNKKPATIEELSIQLNFHAKEEILENLILLLDSGKVKMLNFRTYAIK
- a CDS encoding OmpA family protein; its protein translation is MKLSLAIVALALSVPTVAYAQDSIAVVSNEGYPNTFSSRSANVSPFTQQSKRFNDWAISFGAGVPLVQSADLTSIKNGNGKNLFGYSAYVSIDKAITHAFGVSLQYDRGETRQGWFNIKDAAPANAAANRQEGAKTQYDAISILGDVNFSNLLRRVDNKSTFRWALHGYAGIGTLAYRAYLKDDAGQRIMTNVKPFNLNSLFGQAGAGLKFKVNRRLDLETRLMYVYTGTDSFDGGGDQYSIINKREDQISDNFFNATLGLSLKLGKHESHLMWHDPLQEIYYKLDVLADKNQDIEVCKKGDADNDGVCDDWDRQLDTPAGARVDGAGVALDADLDGVIDLHDKCVTVPGPVENDGCPLTPTTPTSPQGPIETVMEMNGIEFDLNSDRILPSNTPILNNAVSYINSSNGAYTVIGATDTRSSDEYNQKLSERRANSVKNYLIKNGVDSSKIDAVGRGEKDLKYPECEPATKCPEWKNRANRRVYFEAK